A single window of Vigna unguiculata cultivar IT97K-499-35 chromosome 1, ASM411807v1, whole genome shotgun sequence DNA harbors:
- the LOC114189454 gene encoding uncharacterized protein At5g39865-like, producing MSRFPFFNRSNTIHSEHSQKPYLPQSQQSLDRSGSLNRFYGSSEPAKTSIRGKMVKKLCTLFESSSKKAPESESQSESKARWDSCTTTTTTTTPFRLSGTEERIVVYLTSLRGVRRTFEDCNAVRMILKGFRVWVDERDVSMDIAYREELQRALGERHVSLPQVFVRGKYVGGAEVIKHLFETGELAKIILEGFPRLKPGFVCELCGDARFVPCENCSGSRKVFDEDEGSLKRCLECNENGLLRCPYCCS from the coding sequence ATGTCGCGGTTTCCGTTCTTCAACCGGTCGAACACGATTCATTCGGAGCACTCGCAGAAACCTTACCTTCCTCAGAGCCAGCAGAGTCTGGACCGGTCCGGTTCGCTGAACCGGTTCTACGGATCCTCTGAGCCGGCGAAAACCTCAATCCGCGGGAAAATGGTGAAGAAGCTCTGCACCTTGTTCGAGTCCTCCTCGAAGAAGGCTCCAGAATCGGAGTCCCAATCGGAATCAAAAGCGCGTTGGGACTCGTGCACGACGACAACGACAACGACGACGCCGTTTCGGTTGTCCGGGACGGAGGAGCGGATCGTGGTGTATTTAACGAGCCTGCGCGGGGTTCGGCGAACGTTCGAGGACTGCAACGCGGTGCGCATGATCCTGaaggggtttagggtttgggtgGACGAGAGGGACGTGTCGATGGACATAGCGTACAGGGAGGAGCTGCAGCGCGCGCTGGGCGAGCGCCATGTGTCGCTGCCACAGGTTTTCGTGCGAGGAAAGTACGTGGGTGGCGCTGAGGTGATCAAGCACTTGTTCGAGACTGGGGAACTGGCGAAGATCATTCTGGAAGGGTTCCCCCGTCTGAAACCCGGCTTCGTGTGTGAGCTTTGTGGGGATGCGAGGTTTGTGCCGTGCGAAAATTGCAGCGGGAGTCGGAAGGTGTTTGATGAGGACGAAGGGAGCTTGAAGAGGTGTTTGGAGTGCAACGAGAATGGACTCCTCAGGTGCCCTTATTGCTGTTCTTGA